The Terriglobia bacterium genomic sequence GGTGTACGTCGCGCGAATCGCGATGGGTTCGAGCGACATGCAGACGGTGAAGGCGTTCCTGGAAGCCGAAGCGTGGGACGGACCGTCGATCATCATCGCATACAGCCACTGCATTGCTCACGGATACGACCTGGTCCATGGACTTGATCAGCAGAAATTGGCTGTGCAGGCCGGACACTGGCCACTGTTCCGCTACAACCCGAAGCTGGCGCTGGAAGGCAAGAATCCCTTCGTCCTGGATTCGAAAGCACCGACGATTTCGCTCGACAAGTACATCTACAACGAAACGCGGTATACGATGCTGCGGCAGAGCAATCCAAAGGCGGCGGAACTTCTGCTGAAGGAAGCGCAGGAAGACGTGGTGGAGCGCTGGAAGGTGTACGAACACTGGTCGAAGATGCCGTTCAATCCGCCCGAAGGAGCGACCAAAACCACGGAAGAGAAGGCCATGAGCAAGGAGGCGAGCAATGACTAAGCTATCGACGAAGTATCTCGGACTGAACCTCAAGAACCCGCTCGTTGCCTCCGCCTCGCCGATCTGCAAGGAGGTCGCGAATATCCGGCAGTTGGAAGACTGCGGGGCGTCGGCCGTGGTGCTGCACTCGTTGTTCGAGGAACAGATCAACATCGAGAGCAACGAACTCGATCATTTCCTGTGGTCGGCCGCCGACGTATCGGCGGAGGCGCTCAACTACTATCCAGATTTCCAGACGTTTAAGATCGGTCCGGATGAGTACCTGGAGCATATTCGGGCTGCGAAGCAGGCAGTCAAGGTCCCGGTAATAGCCAGCCTCAACGGAATTTCTAAGGGCGGCTGGATTCGATATGCGAAGGATATGGAGCAGGCCGGTGCGGATGCACTGGAACTGAATATCTATTTCTTGCCGACGGATCCCAACCAGAACGCCAGCGATGTTGAGGCCATGTATACCGACCTGGTGAAGTCGGTAAAACAGAACGTGAAGATCCCGGTTTCCGTGAAGATCGGGCCGTACTTCAGCGCGATGGCGAACATGGCAGTCAAACTTGAGAAGGCCGGGGCGGATGGGCTCGTATTATTCAACCGCTTCTACCAGCCGGATTTCGACCTGGAAGCGCTCGAGGTCGTGCCGCACCTGGTATTGAGTCGAAGCAATGAACTCAAGCTGAGACTGCACTGGACGGCAATCCTGTACGACAAAATCCGTGCGGATATCGGCATTACCGGTGGCGTGCATGTCGTTGAAGATGTCGTGAAGTCGATGATGGCCGGCGCGAAAGTAGCGATGATGACATCAGTGTTGCTGGAGCACGGCATCGCTTACCTGAAGACCCTCAGCGCTGACCTTGCGGGGTGGCTGGAGAAGCACGAGTACGACTCGATCGAGCAGATGCAGGGAAGCATGAGTCAGAAGAATGTGGCTCACCCGTCAGCCTTTGAACGGGCGAATTATATGAAGGTACTGAACAGCTATTCGCTGAACACACCGGTGAAGTGACGATGTCCCCACGTCTGCTAACTTACGGCAGACGTCGGGTTACGGAACATTGTGTTGTGGTAGGCAGCCCGTCGAGGAATCGGCGGGCTTTCGTTTGTGTACTCAGTTGCCCTGTTCGCTGGGAGGAGTGGCTGGGGGCGGGTTGTTAGCATCCGGGGATACGAGCGCATGAACTCCGTACTGGTGCACGAGCATCCCGCCCTGGTGCGCGGTGTTGACGAGCACCAATGTCCCTGACAAGTAAAAGAAAAGAAATACAATTGCGCCGACCGCCTGGGCTCTGCGTCCAAGATCAAATTTGAGGAACTTGGGGAGGTAGAGTATGCCGCCGAAAATCACAGTCAGGATCGAGAATAGCAGTCGCGTAGTTTCGGCGAGCTCTTCATGACGTGCGATAGCGGCGCTGATTTCGGGCGTTCGCTCCGCTAGTTTGCC encodes the following:
- a CDS encoding DUF2231 domain-containing protein, yielding MSYFPPAPTWDGLHPLIVHFPIVLLLVAPLFIVLGILMPKSGRTMYLVALVLMGLGTGTALVSYATGEAAGKLAERTPEISAAIARHEELAETTRLLFSILTVIFGGILYLPKFLKFDLGRRAQAVGAIVFLFFYLSGTLVLVNTAHQGGMLVHQYGVHALVSPDANNPPPATPPSEQGN
- a CDS encoding dihydroorotate dehydrogenase-like protein — its product is MTKLSTKYLGLNLKNPLVASASPICKEVANIRQLEDCGASAVVLHSLFEEQINIESNELDHFLWSAADVSAEALNYYPDFQTFKIGPDEYLEHIRAAKQAVKVPVIASLNGISKGGWIRYAKDMEQAGADALELNIYFLPTDPNQNASDVEAMYTDLVKSVKQNVKIPVSVKIGPYFSAMANMAVKLEKAGADGLVLFNRFYQPDFDLEALEVVPHLVLSRSNELKLRLHWTAILYDKIRADIGITGGVHVVEDVVKSMMAGAKVAMMTSVLLEHGIAYLKTLSADLAGWLEKHEYDSIEQMQGSMSQKNVAHPSAFERANYMKVLNSYSLNTPVK